In Candidatus Epulonipiscium viviparus, one DNA window encodes the following:
- a CDS encoding DNA translocase FtsK 4TM domain-containing protein, with the protein MKKRKRKKKVNQAPEVVGISIIGCCVLIIASIFTEQAGMIGNAIKYVTVGMFGLGGYMLPFYILYLGFTYIRNGKKCIENKISKAWPIFIMIVFGAELLSKDMPEILSVYLTTYFADTTFINGGLIGSIVVNVLVKFLGLYGTYIVILGSAFLYVFKLYNFSFVAWIKAIPSLEPKQPKRRQRRSVSSVKVAYREPAPAARATRKVHIKNQLQRQGRREKLHIRNQLQRQGRREKLRIKNRLQRQGRREKLRIKNQLQRQGRREKLRIRTSSSGKGDEKSCISRTSSSGKGDEKSCVSRTSSSGKSDEKSCISRTSSSGKSDEKSCVSGTSSGGTCSKKKSRQYMLQ; encoded by the coding sequence ATGAAAAAGCGCAAAAGAAAAAAGAAAGTCAATCAGGCACCAGAAGTTGTAGGCATCAGTATAATAGGATGTTGCGTCTTAATTATAGCAAGTATTTTTACCGAGCAGGCAGGAATGATTGGCAACGCGATCAAATATGTAACTGTGGGAATGTTTGGACTAGGTGGCTATATGCTACCTTTTTATATATTATATTTAGGCTTTACATATATAAGAAATGGAAAAAAATGTATTGAAAATAAAATAAGCAAAGCGTGGCCGATATTTATAATGATAGTATTTGGGGCAGAGTTATTGAGTAAAGATATGCCAGAAATATTATCGGTTTATCTTACTACATATTTTGCGGACACAACGTTTATTAATGGGGGATTGATCGGAAGTATAGTGGTTAATGTATTAGTAAAATTTTTGGGATTGTACGGTACATATATTGTGATTCTAGGCAGTGCCTTTTTATATGTATTTAAGCTGTATAACTTTTCGTTTGTAGCTTGGATAAAAGCAATCCCATCTTTGGAACCGAAGCAACCTAAAAGAAGACAAAGGCGCTCGGTGAGTTCTGTAAAAGTGGCATATAGAGAGCCAGCTCCAGCGGCAAGGGCGACGAGAAAAGTGCATATCAAGAACCAGCTCCAGCGGCAAGGGCGACGAGAAAAGCTGCATATCAGGAACCAGCTCCAGCGGCAAGGGCGACGAGAAAAACTGCGTATCAAGAACCGGCTCCAGCGGCAAGGGCGACGAGAAAAGCTGCGTATCAAGAACCAGCTCCAGCGGCAAGGGCGACGAGAAAAGCTGCGTATCAGAACCAGCTCCAGCGGCAAGGGCGACGAGAAAAGCTGCATATCAAGAACCAGCTCCAGCGGCAAGGGCGACGAGAAAAGCTGCGTATCAAGAACCAGCTCCAGCGGCAAGAGCGACGAGAAAAGCTGCATATCAAGAACCAGCTCCAGCGGCAAGAGCGACGAGAAAAGCTGCGTATCAGGAACCAGCTCCGGCGGCACCTGCTCCAAAAAAAAAAGTCGCCAGTATATGCTCCAGTAA
- the argC gene encoding N-acetyl-gamma-glutamyl-phosphate reductase — MKVYIDGSYGTTGLAFKERLSHLAEYEIVELDFELRKNLDARVAAANNADIAITCLPNEATREIAPLITVPLIDTSTEFRTHLDWVYGFSELGYKEQIAKSNRIANPGCHASGFLALAVPLRNSKIIATDLVLSCTSITGYSGGGNKMIADYERSDRPNSYKFPRPYATTLKHKHLKEMQKVATLSSEPIFMPMVADNYSGMCVSIPLSLRGTNKSPEDIVSAYKNFYKATKLIDVANFNDHPAIVDGFLNPFYKEGLDSLDIVVTGNENEVYLHALFDNLGKGAAGSSLQCLNIRSGNNEFLGLKL; from the coding sequence ATGAAAGTATATATTGACGGAAGCTATGGAACCACCGGGCTTGCATTTAAAGAACGACTTAGTCACCTCGCAGAATATGAAATAGTAGAATTAGACTTTGAGTTACGCAAAAATTTGGACGCACGAGTTGCGGCTGCCAACAACGCAGATATCGCCATCACTTGTCTTCCAAACGAAGCCACCAGAGAAATTGCACCTCTAATTACTGTACCTCTTATCGATACTTCTACAGAATTTCGTACTCATCTAGATTGGGTATACGGATTTAGTGAACTAGGATACAAAGAGCAAATCGCAAAATCCAATCGCATCGCCAACCCCGGATGCCATGCCAGCGGCTTTCTAGCTCTTGCTGTACCTCTTCGAAATTCCAAAATCATCGCGACAGACCTGGTACTCTCTTGTACCTCTATTACTGGATACAGCGGCGGCGGCAACAAGATGATTGCTGATTACGAACGCAGCGATCGCCCCAATAGCTACAAGTTTCCCAGACCTTATGCTACCACTTTGAAGCATAAGCACCTCAAAGAAATGCAGAAAGTTGCGACACTAAGCTCCGAACCAATTTTTATGCCTATGGTTGCCGATAACTATTCTGGAATGTGCGTTAGTATTCCATTATCGTTGCGCGGCACAAATAAATCTCCAGAAGATATCGTATCTGCTTACAAAAATTTTTACAAAGCAACCAAACTAATTGATGTTGCAAATTTCAATGATCACCCTGCAATTGTAGATGGTTTTCTCAATCCGTTCTATAAAGAGGGGCTTGACTCGCTTGATATAGTAGTTACAGGGAACGAAAATGAAGTTTATCTACACGCACTTTTTGATAATCTTGGCAAGGGTGCGGCAGGATCAAGTTTGCAATGCCTCAACATCAGATCTGGAAACAACGAATTTTTGGGACTTAAATTATAA
- a CDS encoding dipeptidase gives MIDFHADTAMIIFKRQLSLLSNDRHIDLEKLHQGGYLAQWFAMFVSLNHLDNLTPFEFFTNMYNYFIAEAEKHSDKVTIVSNYDEYKQALTAEKIAAFISAEEGEIIKEGLHMVDKIEDMKVRLITLTWNYQNSLGAPHSMPEIGLTNYGKEVVEYLNQKHILIDVSHLSDAGIDDVLAISKKPIIASHSNARAIYNKSRNLKDSHIKQIASTDGLIGVNYYSGFLSDNKTSYVADILQMTKYLVDIGGENTIGFGSDFDGIDCPLEMKDASAVGLLANALNNEFTAAQVDKLLFKNAERIIRAL, from the coding sequence ATGATCGATTTTCACGCTGACACTGCTATGATTATTTTTAAACGCCAATTGTCACTTTTATCCAATGATAGACATATCGACCTAGAAAAACTACATCAAGGCGGATATTTGGCTCAATGGTTTGCCATGTTTGTTTCGCTTAATCATCTAGACAATCTCACTCCATTTGAGTTTTTTACTAATATGTATAACTATTTTATTGCAGAAGCAGAGAAACACAGCGATAAAGTCACCATAGTATCCAACTATGATGAGTACAAACAAGCTCTTACCGCAGAGAAGATTGCAGCTTTTATATCTGCAGAAGAAGGAGAAATCATAAAAGAGGGTTTACACATGGTTGATAAGATAGAAGATATGAAGGTTCGTTTGATTACGTTAACTTGGAATTACCAAAATTCATTAGGCGCACCACACTCAATGCCCGAAATTGGACTCACTAATTATGGTAAAGAAGTCGTGGAATATCTCAATCAAAAGCACATTTTAATTGATGTTTCGCATCTGTCTGATGCTGGCATCGACGATGTATTGGCCATTTCCAAAAAGCCAATCATAGCCTCACATTCAAACGCTAGGGCTATTTATAATAAAAGCCGAAATCTCAAAGATTCGCACATCAAGCAAATCGCATCGACCGACGGTTTAATCGGTGTCAATTATTATAGTGGATTTTTATCAGATAACAAAACCAGCTATGTAGCAGATATTTTGCAAATGACTAAATATTTAGTGGATATTGGAGGTGAAAATACGATAGGATTTGGATCAGATTTTGATGGAATTGATTGCCCTCTAGAAATGAAAGATGCATCTGCCGTTGGACTGCTAGCAAATGCACTTAATAACGAATTTACAGCAGCTCAGGTTGATAAGCTGCTCTTTAAAAATGCCGAACGAATTATACGTGCGCTATAA
- the argJ gene encoding bifunctional ornithine acetyltransferase/N-acetylglutamate synthase, whose product MFIEGGITAPIGFQAGAVHCGIRKNATKNDLAVIISDVAGPAAAVYTTNKVFGAPITVTREHLTTGKAQLFICNSGNANTCNKDGVELANKMSQLVADKFNIAEDDVIIASTGVIGQSLPIDKIAAGISKIAVCAHGSVDAAEAIMTTDLVIKEVAVEFEIAGTTCKIGAIAKGSGMIAPNMATMLSFITTDTDISAEMLQLALAETVAPTYNMVDVDGDTSTNDMVSIIANGLAGNAPITEDSADFRVFVDALMEVNLFLAKKIAKDGEGASKLLIVEITNAADDAAAKKLAKAVTASSLVKTAVYGNDANWGRILCALGYADVDFDPENISVKFKSKNGEILICTEGASVMFDESVATHVLNESEITIWVDMHQGAGSATAFGCDLTEKYVDINASYRS is encoded by the coding sequence ATGTTTATCGAAGGTGGAATTACTGCTCCTATCGGCTTTCAAGCAGGCGCAGTACATTGTGGAATTAGAAAGAATGCAACGAAAAATGACCTTGCCGTTATCATATCAGACGTCGCTGGTCCTGCAGCTGCGGTTTATACTACCAACAAAGTTTTTGGCGCACCTATCACAGTTACTCGTGAACACCTCACAACTGGTAAGGCACAATTATTTATATGCAATAGCGGAAATGCTAACACTTGTAACAAAGATGGGGTCGAGCTTGCAAACAAAATGAGCCAATTAGTTGCTGATAAATTTAATATCGCAGAAGACGACGTAATCATAGCTAGTACTGGCGTTATCGGTCAAAGTCTTCCGATAGATAAGATTGCTGCTGGAATTTCCAAAATAGCTGTTTGTGCACATGGGTCTGTGGACGCTGCAGAAGCAATAATGACTACCGACCTAGTTATCAAAGAAGTTGCCGTTGAATTTGAAATTGCCGGTACAACTTGCAAAATCGGAGCCATTGCCAAAGGTTCAGGAATGATTGCACCTAACATGGCCACAATGCTTTCGTTCATTACTACCGATACCGATATTTCTGCCGAAATGTTACAGCTTGCTCTTGCCGAAACAGTTGCCCCAACATATAACATGGTGGATGTAGACGGCGACACATCTACCAACGATATGGTTAGTATTATCGCAAACGGCCTTGCTGGAAATGCTCCAATCACAGAAGACTCTGCAGATTTCCGAGTTTTTGTTGATGCGCTTATGGAGGTAAACTTATTTCTTGCTAAAAAAATTGCCAAAGACGGAGAGGGTGCTAGCAAGTTGCTCATTGTAGAGATAACCAACGCTGCAGATGACGCGGCTGCCAAAAAATTAGCAAAAGCCGTTACTGCTTCTAGCCTCGTTAAAACTGCTGTATACGGAAATGATGCAAATTGGGGCCGAATTTTATGCGCACTTGGCTATGCCGATGTAGACTTTGATCCCGAAAATATCAGCGTAAAGTTTAAAAGTAAAAATGGAGAAATCTTAATTTGTACAGAAGGTGCGTCCGTCATGTTTGATGAATCTGTTGCCACACATGTGCTAAACGAATCTGAAATTACAATTTGGGTTGATATGCACCAGGGGGCTGGCTCTGCCACTGCTTTTGGATGTGACTTAACCGAAAAATACGTTGACATTAATGCATCATATCGCAGT
- a CDS encoding CPBP family intramembrane glutamic endopeptidase has product MVAIIKAALYISFFAIIQLLIMGIYLAINIVLKINEADLENLMLTDIQNLAWQILEDMLDQTPTLMIISGVVMIILLWAFFKLRHKRFRTEIYLKSIHASNITPLILVGVATNFIATLVATLIPYPESWVTNYEQTIDFAVDSNTLMTILMVVVYAGIVEEVIFRGLVYTRLKRGMPMAIAMILSSVAFGAVHGSPIQIIYATLIGLVLVWVFEKFKSIVPSIIVHMVNNAVGLIVAWAAPLLEGNMLAVMIYIISMSAVTIMAGIWLLKKKESYRNIFVV; this is encoded by the coding sequence ATGGTAGCAATAATTAAGGCTGCATTATATATTAGTTTTTTTGCTATAATTCAGCTACTGATAATGGGTATCTATTTGGCAATAAATATTGTATTAAAGATTAATGAAGCCGATTTAGAAAATTTGATGTTGACTGATATTCAAAATCTAGCATGGCAGATACTAGAAGATATGCTCGACCAAACACCTACATTGATGATTATAAGTGGAGTAGTGATGATCATTTTGCTGTGGGCATTTTTTAAGTTGCGACACAAACGCTTTAGAACAGAAATTTATCTAAAGTCTATACATGCTTCGAATATAACGCCACTGATTTTGGTGGGAGTAGCTACTAATTTTATCGCCACTTTGGTAGCCACGCTGATTCCATATCCAGAAAGCTGGGTAACTAATTATGAGCAAACGATAGATTTTGCCGTGGATTCCAATACACTAATGACAATTTTGATGGTGGTTGTTTACGCAGGAATAGTAGAAGAAGTGATTTTTAGAGGATTGGTATATACGAGATTAAAAAGAGGAATGCCGATGGCGATAGCGATGATTTTGTCGTCAGTAGCATTTGGGGCGGTGCACGGCTCGCCAATACAAATAATTTATGCGACACTAATAGGGCTAGTACTGGTTTGGGTGTTCGAAAAATTTAAATCTATAGTGCCGTCTATAATCGTGCACATGGTAAATAATGCCGTGGGATTAATAGTGGCTTGGGCTGCGCCTCTCTTAGAGGGCAATATGCTAGCAGTAATGATATATATTATTTCTATGAGCGCTGTAACAATAATGGCCGGGATATGGCTTCTCAAAAAGAAAGAGTCATATCGAAATATATTTGTGGTATAA
- a CDS encoding NAD(P)/FAD-dependent oxidoreductase: MFYKAIVVGAGPAGLFAAYNLSEYGLSTLVLEKNTQLGRKLLVSGSGQCNFTHAGDLEEFKDKYGDNFNFIKHALNVFTNKDSIKFFKAYGVDIEVTSSGKVFPSSRNSTDILDALVRSCKLNGAQIQSGVEINAILEYDGVFQVSTTDGDFFSTENLIIATGGTSFMHLGNDGFGYAIAQQFNHKVTKLRPSISNIISVETDYAAISGVSFKNVTMTIWHNEKKVRDKVGDLLFTHNGVSGPVVLNSTRWIEAGDLVTFNLVNKPYEVVQKELEQDLIAFGKDSIGLYLRKFAFPRSFIAVLLSILSIPADLHCANISRENRKKIATYMTKLPINVASVGDLNSAVVTCGGVSLKELNPTTLESRKQRGLYFIGEVIDIDADTGGYNIQAAMSMGCVCANSIIRKEQIYGN, translated from the coding sequence ATGTTTTATAAAGCTATTGTTGTTGGCGCAGGTCCTGCGGGGTTATTTGCTGCCTATAATTTATCAGAATATGGATTGAGTACCCTTGTGCTCGAAAAAAATACACAATTAGGGCGTAAATTACTTGTATCAGGAAGTGGCCAATGTAATTTTACCCATGCAGGCGATTTAGAAGAGTTTAAAGATAAATATGGTGATAATTTTAACTTTATAAAACACGCCTTAAATGTTTTTACTAATAAGGATTCTATCAAATTTTTTAAAGCCTATGGCGTAGATATAGAAGTTACTAGTAGCGGAAAGGTTTTTCCAAGCTCTAGAAATAGTACCGACATACTCGATGCCTTGGTTCGATCTTGCAAGCTTAACGGTGCGCAAATACAATCTGGGGTTGAGATAAACGCAATTTTGGAATACGATGGTGTTTTTCAGGTCTCTACTACCGATGGTGATTTTTTTTCAACAGAAAACCTAATCATCGCAACCGGGGGGACATCTTTTATGCATCTCGGAAATGATGGATTCGGTTATGCCATTGCCCAGCAATTTAACCATAAAGTTACAAAGCTTCGGCCGTCGATTTCTAATATAATATCAGTTGAAACCGACTATGCCGCTATTAGCGGTGTTTCATTTAAAAATGTTACAATGACTATCTGGCATAATGAGAAAAAAGTTCGTGACAAAGTTGGAGACTTGCTTTTTACGCATAACGGCGTTTCTGGACCTGTTGTTTTAAATAGCACTAGGTGGATCGAAGCGGGTGATCTCGTCACTTTCAATTTGGTAAACAAGCCATACGAAGTGGTTCAAAAAGAACTTGAGCAAGACTTAATTGCTTTTGGAAAAGACTCAATTGGGTTATATTTGCGTAAATTTGCTTTTCCGCGAAGCTTTATTGCAGTATTGCTCTCAATTTTATCGATACCTGCCGACCTTCATTGCGCAAATATAAGCAGGGAAAATCGCAAAAAAATAGCCACATATATGACCAAGTTGCCTATTAACGTCGCATCCGTTGGAGATTTAAATTCTGCTGTTGTTACTTGTGGCGGCGTCAGCTTAAAAGAACTTAATCCTACTACACTCGAAAGTAGAAAGCAACGGGGGCTATATTTTATAGGCGAAGTGATTGATATTGATGCGGATACTGGAGGCTACAACATCCAGGCAGCGATGTCTATGGGATGCGTCTGCGCCAATAGTATAATTAGAAAGGAACAGATTTATGGCAATTAA
- the spoIVA gene encoding stage IV sporulation protein A, with translation MENYDIYRDIQERTAGDIYLGIVGPVRTGKSTFIKRFMEALVIPNIQNEYSKERAQDELPQSGGGTMITTTEPKFIPNEAVNITIGGDFSVNVRLIDCVGYVIPDAEGYLYTDNTPRMVQTPWYNEDIPFTQAAEIGTKKVINDHSTIGIVVTTDGSITDIPRSSYLDAEDRVITELKSLGKPFIVIFNTKKPFDQEVLAQSSQLSQQYDVPVVPLDVAQMKIDDINQILERVLYEFPLNEIQFTLPKWAETLENDHWFKQEWIAQIKEHIYPLENIRQVKDTINKLTNIPNVKNVYLEKIQLGDGVIKVVVHTSDDLFYKVLSETTGLDIHGDHELMSLIKNLAQTQKEYDKVALALEDVRRKGYGVVSPSKDEFILETPETISQGTSHGVKLCATAPSYHIIRADIQTEVSPIIGTEEQVQQVIDELTHTTPEYMWETNIMFGRTLYDIVNEGLQNKLYKIPEDAQQKLQETLQKIINEGTGGLLCIIL, from the coding sequence ATGGAAAACTACGATATCTACCGAGACATTCAAGAAAGAACAGCTGGTGATATTTATTTAGGGATAGTAGGGCCCGTTAGAACAGGTAAGTCTACATTTATAAAAAGATTTATGGAAGCTTTAGTTATTCCCAACATTCAAAATGAATACAGCAAAGAGCGAGCACAAGATGAATTACCACAAAGTGGCGGCGGAACAATGATTACTACTACCGAGCCTAAATTTATTCCAAACGAGGCAGTAAATATCACAATCGGTGGAGATTTTTCTGTTAATGTACGACTTATTGATTGTGTTGGCTACGTTATCCCCGATGCGGAAGGATACTTATATACCGATAACACTCCAAGAATGGTTCAAACTCCTTGGTATAATGAAGACATTCCTTTTACTCAAGCTGCCGAAATTGGCACCAAAAAAGTTATCAATGACCATTCCACAATAGGCATCGTGGTAACAACAGATGGTTCCATCACCGATATCCCTCGTTCCAGCTATTTAGATGCCGAAGATAGAGTTATTACCGAGCTTAAAAGCCTTGGCAAACCTTTTATCGTTATCTTCAATACGAAAAAGCCTTTTGATCAAGAAGTTTTGGCGCAATCTAGTCAATTGTCGCAGCAATACGACGTACCAGTTGTTCCTTTAGATGTTGCCCAGATGAAAATTGATGATATAAACCAAATTTTGGAACGTGTGCTATATGAATTTCCACTCAACGAAATTCAATTTACCTTGCCAAAATGGGCAGAAACCCTAGAAAACGACCACTGGTTCAAACAAGAATGGATCGCCCAAATTAAAGAACATATTTACCCTCTTGAAAATATCAGGCAGGTAAAAGATACAATCAACAAATTGACGAATATCCCAAATGTTAAAAACGTATATCTCGAGAAAATTCAATTAGGTGATGGAGTAATCAAAGTTGTTGTTCACACATCAGACGATTTATTCTACAAAGTTTTATCAGAAACCACAGGGCTTGATATTCATGGTGACCACGAACTTATGAGCCTAATCAAAAATCTGGCACAAACTCAAAAAGAGTACGACAAAGTTGCTTTAGCTTTAGAAGATGTTAGACGAAAAGGTTACGGAGTTGTTAGCCCTTCAAAAGATGAATTTATTTTGGAGACACCAGAAACTATAAGCCAGGGTACAAGCCACGGTGTCAAGCTTTGCGCAACCGCACCGAGTTATCACATCATTCGTGCAGACATTCAAACAGAAGTTTCTCCTATAATAGGCACAGAAGAGCAGGTTCAACAGGTTATCGACGAACTTACTCATACCACTCCCGAATATATGTGGGAAACCAACATTATGTTTGGTCGCACTCTATACGATATAGTAAATGAGGGTCTTCAAAATAAGCTATATAAAATACCAGAGGATGCGCAACAAAAATTGCAAGAAACACTTCAAAAAATAATAAACGAAGGCACCGGCGGACTTCTTTGTATAATTCTTTAA
- a CDS encoding WG repeat-containing protein, with the protein MRRALSKWITVMAIGGIATVTFGQPYAHENIARYDLGSNYAIVHGFVEDRAVVMDKSGYYGYINNYGQQITHMRYSQALDFSEGLAQFTYTNESNPAQSYYGYINTSGQEAIAIAGEAALNANGEFSNGVALVVSDTAADKFIDTSGATLLEVSQPHSGIGSLSDEGLILIEDDTNAHGNFFGYMDLSGNMVIPYSYQDAGEFNNWVAPVKKDGLWGYVDAAGATVIPFSYLSATEFSDDGVAFVGGSNGKKALINKFEQGLTGFEYDGVGEISEGYAVVSQGEMTTAGFKGYYGYIDIYGNQVLPMIYNNAQPFSEGLAAVELNGKWGYIDALGNTVIDFVYDYATPFDNGNASAKLGENWYILAPSPIR; encoded by the coding sequence ATGAGAAGAGCATTAAGCAAATGGATAACGGTAATGGCCATAGGAGGTATTGCAACTGTGACTTTCGGTCAGCCGTATGCACACGAAAACATAGCAAGATATGATTTGGGTAGCAATTATGCAATTGTTCATGGATTTGTAGAAGATCGAGCAGTAGTCATGGACAAAAGCGGTTATTATGGATACATAAATAATTATGGACAACAAATTACTCATATGAGATATAGTCAAGCATTAGATTTTTCGGAAGGATTGGCGCAATTCACATATACAAATGAATCAAATCCGGCGCAAAGTTATTATGGATATATCAATACATCGGGACAAGAAGCTATTGCGATAGCTGGAGAAGCTGCACTAAACGCGAATGGCGAGTTTTCTAATGGCGTAGCGTTGGTGGTTTCTGATACGGCGGCAGATAAGTTTATCGATACGTCGGGTGCTACGTTGCTAGAAGTATCGCAACCTCATTCAGGAATTGGCAGTCTATCAGATGAGGGACTTATTTTAATAGAAGATGACACCAATGCTCACGGAAACTTTTTTGGATATATGGACCTAAGCGGAAATATGGTAATACCATATTCATATCAAGATGCGGGAGAGTTTAACAATTGGGTAGCCCCAGTAAAGAAAGATGGGTTGTGGGGATATGTAGATGCGGCGGGAGCGACAGTGATTCCGTTTAGCTATTTGAGTGCAACAGAATTTAGTGACGACGGTGTTGCCTTTGTTGGTGGATCAAATGGTAAGAAAGCATTGATAAATAAGTTTGAACAGGGACTAACAGGCTTTGAATATGATGGAGTTGGTGAAATTAGCGAAGGATATGCGGTTGTGAGCCAGGGAGAAATGACTACTGCGGGCTTTAAAGGGTATTATGGTTACATTGATATCTATGGAAACCAAGTACTTCCCATGATATATAACAACGCGCAACCATTTTCTGAAGGGTTGGCAGCGGTGGAGCTTAATGGAAAATGGGGTTATATTGATGCGCTTGGAAATACCGTGATAGATTTTGTATATGACTATGCTACTCCTTTTGACAATGGCAATGCATCAGCAAAGTTGGGAGAGAATTGGTATATTTTAGCGCCGTCACCAATTAGATAA
- the hisS gene encoding histidine--tRNA ligase: MAINALKGTKDIFGTEIRNLQKVESIIREVCENFGIGEIRTPIFELTHLFQRGVGTATDIVQKEMYSFVDKGDNNITLKPESTAAVVRAYLERNLGENAQPTKLYYISPTFRYERPEAGRLRQFHQFGVEVFGSSAAIADAEVIAVANTLLKRLNIANVKLYINSLGGPKCREKYNQQLKNFLETKKDNLCSLCNERRIKNPLRVLDCKNEDCQKLFADAPTTLDALDPECREHFDTLTTLLTKMNIPFIVNPRIVRGLDYYTKTVFEFILDSEAYSGTICGGGRYDKLVEEIGGKAVPAVGFGTGIERLLIAYLAENPNQNIATRDIFIGYRGDAAMEKAMILVNDLRSQHINADTDLLNRSVKAQMKYANKIGAKYATIIGETELETATLLVKNMKTYQEHQIKFEDLLKFLFG, encoded by the coding sequence ATGGCAATTAATGCATTAAAAGGAACCAAAGATATCTTTGGAACCGAAATTCGAAATTTACAAAAAGTAGAATCTATAATTAGAGAGGTTTGCGAAAATTTTGGAATAGGCGAAATTCGAACTCCTATTTTTGAACTTACGCATCTATTTCAACGCGGCGTCGGAACTGCAACAGATATTGTACAAAAAGAAATGTATTCGTTTGTGGACAAAGGTGATAATAATATTACTTTAAAGCCAGAAAGCACCGCTGCGGTTGTTCGTGCCTACCTTGAACGCAACCTGGGAGAGAACGCGCAGCCTACCAAGCTATATTATATTTCGCCAACTTTTAGATACGAGCGACCAGAAGCTGGCAGATTGAGACAATTTCATCAATTTGGTGTAGAAGTATTTGGTAGCAGCGCCGCTATTGCAGATGCCGAAGTCATTGCTGTTGCGAACACCCTACTAAAGCGACTCAACATCGCCAACGTCAAGCTATATATCAACTCGCTGGGAGGGCCCAAGTGTCGCGAAAAATATAATCAGCAACTAAAAAATTTTTTGGAAACCAAGAAGGACAACCTCTGTTCTCTGTGTAACGAAAGGCGCATCAAAAATCCTCTCCGCGTGTTAGACTGCAAAAATGAAGATTGCCAAAAATTATTTGCCGATGCACCTACAACACTAGATGCTTTAGATCCAGAATGCCGAGAACATTTCGATACACTCACAACGTTGCTCACCAAAATGAATATTCCATTTATCGTAAATCCTCGAATTGTACGTGGGTTGGATTATTACACAAAGACCGTATTTGAATTTATATTGGATAGCGAAGCCTATTCTGGAACGATTTGCGGTGGTGGGCGCTACGATAAACTGGTAGAAGAGATAGGCGGCAAAGCAGTTCCTGCAGTTGGATTTGGCACAGGCATCGAAAGGTTGCTAATAGCCTATTTAGCAGAAAATCCCAATCAAAACATAGCCACACGAGATATATTTATCGGCTACCGCGGAGATGCGGCCATGGAAAAGGCCATGATTTTGGTCAACGATCTTAGAAGCCAGCACATTAATGCCGATACCGACCTATTGAATAGAAGTGTAAAAGCACAAATGAAATATGCAAACAAAATAGGAGCTAAGTATGCCACTATTATAGGAGAAACAGAATTAGAAACTGCCACTCTCTTGGTTAAAAACATGAAAACTTATCAAGAACATCAGATTAAATTTGAAGATTTATTAAAATTTCTCTTTGGTTGA